Below is a genomic region from Miscanthus floridulus cultivar M001 chromosome 1, ASM1932011v1, whole genome shotgun sequence.
ATGCCAAAACATACTCCAAAGATTCGTTTTCAGACACAGTGTCTTCTCCTGTACCAAATTTCGCAACAGAGTTTAATAACAAGTGATGTACAATTCGAGGTAAATATGCATGGAACTTGAATAATGCTATAACCTGACTCCTCAGATGATGAGGACGCCATAGCCATCTTCACAGTTTTCCGGCGACGACAGGAGCTAGCCTTTTGGCATTCCCTGAATCTTTCACTGCTTTCAGATGCTTCTATGGTATCATGAGAACTGCTTGAAATATTAATGGGATCTACACTTCTTTCTCGGACACTTGAGATGTTTTTTATGCCAGGGCAGGAAAATAATTCCTCACAACCATCATTGGGTGAATATGGCATGACTGTGTCCACAACATCGTTTTGCAAAGTGGGCAGCTGTGTTACATTGGTGGCCATGCTTCTTGGCAGCAACTCATTGCTAGCCCTATGATCCAGCTGGAGTGTGACCTCTTCCTTGTCTCCTCCTGGTGTGAAGCCATTTAAGATATCCCTGTTACTATCACCATGTGCTTCAGACTTGTCCTTGTCAATTCTCAGTGAGTCCACTGTCCAAAACGTGTTTTTATGTGCATCAACCACAGTTTTTTTAGCCTTTACAGACTTGCCTTCCATATTCTTGCAGCCATCTGAAGTGTGTTGATTTGTCTGATTGTCATGATCAGTGTGTTTGGAAGACAAGTTTGCACcactatccttcattctattcGATTTGTCTCCACTTTTTCCAAGAACTGAGTTTCCAAGGTCAGCTGTGGAACATGATGACCCTAAATTATTTGATCCTAAAACCACATTCTCTCTCTTCTCTAATCCTTTGAATGGTGCTGTAAGTGATTGTGGGACTTTCTTCAATTTGCTAGCCAACCCTTCTGTTGTTTCTAAGAGGTGAGACTGGTGATTATCTACCAATTTACCCAAGCTATTCACAATCAAAGGACAAGGCTGCTCAGTGTTCAATGCAACAGGATTTTCATGGTCCACCTGCTGGTTCTTGCTGTGGTTGCTCTGAGCTGATTCTGTCCCAATGGTTTCACAAGAGCATGATGCTTCGGCACTTGTATGGGTGGTAACTTTAGCAATTCGTACTTTTCTACTTGTGCAGTTACCCATTGGTTTCATAAGTGGCTTCTTTTTATTGTGCTTCTTAACCGAAGAATAATTTCTGTTGAGAGATGTATATTTAGTCGCAAATGATTCATTTTTTCCATTTCTCCATGGCCCTGCATTCCTTACTGATTCCACACTCTTGGTAACTAGCTGATGTACTGGAGAACGAAAATGAGCATGACTTGGTGGCCTTTCACTTGACACCTTCTCTAGAGAACTGATGCAAATAACTTCACCACGCCTTTGTAGGCATTCATAACAGAACCATTTTATTAACGATGAATCGAAGACAACTTTGTCCAAACAGTATCTACACAATGAGAAAAGGCCAACCATAAATTAATATGCTATAACAACATAACTACATTACAGAAGGTACTTGAGTTTTCCATTTAGGTATTATATATGATTTGCAAATGTCCATTTATAAACCAATGGAATGTGAAGATAGAGATAGATTCATATAGTTTGTCTACACGACTTTCGAAATGGTTGGGAAAAGAATATTAATGATGTAAAATGCTGGATAAAAATTAGCGATACCCCCCTACGTTGGTAGCGTGGTTTGTCATATAAGGAAAAAATATTGTTGTCTACGCTACACCCATTAATAAGCGCAACATAAAATCGAATGTAATGAAATAAAGCATAATTAGGGTAAAAGGAAACATACTGGTGCACAGCACAACGCTTGCAGTCTCTGCAACATAGCAGAAGTTGTCTGTAACCAACATCTCCACAGACTTCACACACAATGTTCTGCACAAACACAAAAAGGTTTGCTGTCACCAGTAACTCACTAACCAAAAAATAATAATCAAATTGTTCTGGCAAAATTCCCAACTTTGCTGAAAAGATTATCTATCTAGATCTAGGTGGGGGTCACTGTCACTTCAGTTGATTACTACTCAAAGCGTATTAGACTGCCTATAAACAGCAGCAGCAGAAGGTTCATACAATACAGTAGCAAGCAATGGCAGCATCGATGGGAGGAATCGATATCATTTGATTAGTATCCGAATCGCCCGAACGCGAATCTCATCCTGATTGAGCACAGGAGCACCAAAACCGAAGGAAACAGTAGTGCCCTCATTAATCAAGCAGCGCGGTGGGAGGGGAGCAATCCAGACGAGGCTGGTACCCCGGGCACCACGCTTATGTGGGCGCACGACATTGCCAGCCAACCGGGAAGTAGTAGCACAGGAAATCGCAAGAGGACGAGACAGGAGGAGGAATCGAGTAGCAATACATACCATATTCACCTGTCACCACCACCATGCCACTCCAAGAAACGAGAAGGGAATGCCTCCGCCGGCCTCAGCAGAAGCTCAGACCGTTCCCAATCCCGGAACCTCCAGCAGGCCGCCGGGGTTTCGGCCGGTCGGAGGGGCGCCGGCGCTTGTGCGAGGGCTTAACGAACGAACGGGAGTGGGCGCAGCGGCGGTCGGTCAAAGGAGTGTATAGGCGGCGGGAGGAGTGAGACGGAGGAGCTGCGGCGCGCTGTTGGATTCAGCTTTGGACGACCCACCGGCGGCCACCGCCACCAGGACAGGACCGATTAGTAGAGTAAGGGGAAGGGATTCTTCAGAGTCAGACCCTCCTTGTTTCGTGTCCGCATCGGGTCACTCAGGTGAGAGTGGATACGGACATAACCAAATCCAGACATGAAGCGGACCGAGCCTAGCTCGGGTGGCAAGTGCCCAGGTGTTGGGGCTTGCCGGTCGGAGTTCGATCCCCATGGGGAGCAGAATTTCCGGTCTCGCATTCATGTTTATTTCGTTCAGGTTCTGGACAACCACGTGGTGCTACAATGAGACTATAACGTATCCGTCGTCTACGAGGCTGTGGAGCTTCGGTGATACAATGGGACTACGTATCCGTCGTCTACGAGGCTTGTGGAGCTTCGGTGATACAATGGGACTACAACGCTTTGGTGAACTCCAGAAGAATGTTTGAGGTGTATAGGTTGTAGTTTCGGTGATCTCCAGAAGAATGTTTGAGGTGTATAGATTGTAGTTTCTATACATGTGCATGTGCATGTACATGTGTAGTGGTGTGAGTATGTTATGTTAAATACAGATACTATAATTTGTACACTAGAAATCCAAGCTAAAAAAAATCCAGACATGAAGCAAAAAAATCCAGACATGAAGCACGGTCGGAGGCAACAACATCCACGAAATTAGTGACCGATCTAAAAACATACTTAGGGCTCCCGCAGCACACTAAAAGTGAGTTACTAGCTTTAAGTCGATTCACATGACACTCTCGTATGTTCACGAGCCTACCTCATGGTCAAGAAATAGTTTTTCTCTCTTCTactaaaatatgaaaaaaaaacactTAGGGTTAATTTATGAGTCACCCATTACAGATGCCAACAGGAGACCTATTACAGACCCCAAACTCAAAATAGGTCTCCAATATAATAtctatagcctccaacagagtacctatatggaagaTCCATTTTAGATGTCAGGAGAGGCATAacctaaatctgagtatcctctctcctgaagacccatttgcagaaggagttgtcttttgggtcttattgttggagaagaccaaaaatatatattaaacAATTTGCATATAGCGCTACCTAAAAGACAAATATATCTTGTATTTTGGATCGtagttgttggagatagtcttaaaGCCATTGTCTTAGATATCGTAAATAAGAGTCGGCAAAATTCTACGTAAAAAGAataaacaatagagaagaaaacAGACGATAGGCTTGTTTAGTAGGGCTCAGCTTTAGTTGTGGCTTTACCTGTGGAACAGATTTACTCATAGTGTTGAATCCGTTTTTATAGACCATTTTGGCAAAAGAACTTCTCTAGTAGACGTCACAAATGACAAAATGTTCATAatatctttatttttttcttttttcttttcttttcttattacATTGCCTTATCCCTTCGCTCCTGGAGGTCGCGGGCAACCGCATGCGAGTCGCACGCCTGGAAGCAACCGCACGCGTTGGGGCTCTCCTCGTCCTCCCCAGCCGCGTCCGAGAAAATGGGAATTTTGCCTTCCTCATTAGTGGGTTTCGCTACTTTGCCATCCTATAAATGGGATTCACTACTTTGTTATTATGAAACGTGGACATACGCTAGAATGCCATTTAGTGCTGTTGTCCAGGTTTTATTCCAAAGCTACCCTTGCCTTCCTCTCGCTATGCTGCTGGACGCCCGCCGCAGCCATGGCTGTCGTTCGGTGGCGCAGCAAGCTCCCTCCTCCTTTCCTTCTCCGTCCGAACCGAGTAGCACATCGCCCTGTGATCATAGAACACCGTCTCTCTGACTGACCCCGTTGCGGAGCACCTCTGTCGCACGGCGCCGCCGGCTTGCATGCGATCCGATCGCGTGCGTGCGTGGCCAGGAGCCTGGGTCCACCTCCGACGGAGTCGAGATCACCCATGAGTCCGCCTCCGCCCTGGGTGCTTCCCCGCCACTTCGCCGCTACCGATGACCTTCATGTCGAGCGCTCCTCTGCTCCGATTGAAGAAAGACCGTCAGACTAGACCGTAGTCACGGACtggtgcggcggcggctgctgctcgtGCGGGGCCAGCGGAGGCATGTCTGGAGGCAAGTGTCGGCGTCGGCAGCGCGTCTGGAGGCAAGGGCCAGCAACGGCGGCACATCTAGAGGAGGGTCGTCGGGCCACCGCCGCTCCGAGCACCTGGCCGCCGCACCACCAAGCAGGTCGTCGGGCTACCGACGCTCCGATGCGCCTGGCCACCACGCTTCCGAGCGGGGCGCTGGGTCGAACACGTGCAGCTCCGGCAGGCCGCGTGGGCTTGGGGCTCCTGGTCGCGGTTGTTCCTCGTATCTGCGGTCATCGTGGAGGCGTCGGAGCTCAACTTGGGCCGGAATGCCGTGGACTTGAGCCTTTTCGTGAAGGAGCCCGTCTTCAAGCTGGCACTCCATGGAGGACGGAGGCGTCGAGCTCTACAGCCAACCGGTTCTTGGTCCTCCTCCTTAGTTTGCTCAGAAGCATAGCAAGCCGGCGCAACGTGTCGGATGGCGAGAAGCAGCGGCTCACGACGATGGCGCATGAAGTGTTGTGGAGCATGTCATCGAGGGTGATGGCTAACATGTGGCTGAAGCTGATGCGCAACCCGGACATGAAGATCCCCCAAAAGTAGTGGCTTCAGAAATCTTGTTCCTATAGGCTACAACTCGTGAATGTAAATTATTTCATTCGTGCGCTAGGATTGTCTAGTGGTTAAGGCATGTGGTACATATATCCTgcattctatttctattttccttgAGAAAATTGTACGATACGTGCTTCGTATTGTTGCCATGGGGGCGAGCGTGGTCGACAGTGTGGGGCAGAGGCGGTGTGGGAGCGGGGGGAGTCATGACACCGGCGACGTGGGGGCAGGCGTCGGAGAGCTCAGGTGTGGGCCGTGGGCGTCGATGGCGTACAGGCGGCGCTGGCGAGGAGCTTGTTGCGCCACCGAACAGGAACCATGGCTGTGGCCTCGCGTGCAAACATAACGAGAGGAAGGCAGGGGTAATTTTGGAATATAAACTGGACAGCAACACTGAATGACATTCTAGCATGATGCCGTGTTTCATAATGGCAAAACAACGAATCTCATTTGCACGATGGCAAAATAGTGAAGCCTATTTATGAGGATGGCAAAATTCCCATTTTCTCGCCGCGTCGGGGGATCGGGGCCATCCTCGCCGGCACTGCCGCATGGCCCGAGCTACACCGCCGTCCTTTCTCTCCCCGGTCGCGCGTCGAGCCCTCCTCGCTGCCACGACCACGTGGCCCGCACTCTACCCTTAGTCCTTCTCCCTGGTCTTGCGGAGTACCCGACTGCCACCACCCTTCGTCCTCCACCCAGGTGGCATGCCGGGGCCCTCCTCGCCGACGCATCCGCCGTCCACCTCCACCATGCCGGAATGCTCACCCGCCTGAAGCTCCGGCGAGCCGCGCCAGGCCGGCCACCGCCGCTCTTCGTCCTCCACCCCGATGGCGCGCTGGGGTCCTCCTCGCCGACGCATCCGCCCTCCACCTCCCCGGTGACTACGTGCGGGGGGCAGAGAAGACCATGGCCGCAATTTTATTGCATTTCACCAATCAGTTTGGATCTGCCCAATTATCGGACAATGAGTGTGCCTCTGTAGTGCCACTAGCTCGTACCTACCAAGTTTCTTATCCGCAGATCCGCTCACATGCTTAATACCATAGGCTTTACCtttgtgccattataaaagatggttCAGGCCTATATGTCATTAAAAAGTTTGAACACACTCTAATGCCATGCTGCTAAACTCTTTTGCCCCACACGCGCATTCCGTCTACCTTCCGTTTAGTTTCCACTATTTGGCAgccctgacatgtgggcccagccGGTCACAATGTCTAAAATACCCTTCTCTCACAACCATAtcctctcacttctttctctatGTCCGATGGGGCTAAGCTGTAAGTGACCCgagcaccttcttcttcctcaagAACGCGGCTGGGGAGAGCTCGTCTGTGCACTATCGTAGTTGCCGGGGGTGGAGCTCGCCTGCGCGCTGTCACGGTGGCCGGGGCGGAGCTCACCCGCACGGGGGTAGGGTGGGCCAGTCGCAGCGGCGCCCATGCTACTAGTGTCGAGGACGCATGCTCGTCCACAGCGTGGGGCAGGGCACACGCAGCAGCGGTCGCGATGCCGGCACCGGGATGGGCCGTGCGGCCATGGGGTAGGGTGGGGCGCTCGTGGCGGTGCCCGTGCGGCCACGGGGTAGCACAAGGTGCTCATGGCGTCCGCACATTCGTGGCGTGGGGTAGGGCGTACGCAACGGTGGCCACGACGCCGGCGCCAGGGACGGCCCGCGTGGCCGTGGGGCAGGGCGGGGCGCTCGCGTCCATGGAGGAACATGATAGGAGCAGTGCGCGAAAGTTGAGCAGgacgccggccgccgcgcccaCAGCTCCTCCCGCTGGCCAACTGTTCCAAGCTCCCGCATGCCTACTCCCACCTCGACCTGCTGCCCGTTCGGCCGTCCCACGTGCATGGTCATCGACCGGCACCACCACTCCGAGGATGGAGCACGTGCGTCAAGAGGACGCTGGCAGAGGGGGCATCGCACGCAGGCCGAGGCCGAGCCTGCGCCCACGCCCTCGTCGATCGAGGAGCTATACACCGCCTTTGTCGGATCCTTTGCCGGCGATGACCACCCATTCGCCGAAACGACACACCGCTGAGCGGTTCCAGCGACGACCTGCACCCCACACTGTCCCCCTCCCCCACCTCGGCTCAACGGGCGCTCGCAGCACGACGGGGACGGCGAGGCCGCGGCCGCCAGCGCCGTCTAGTCGCTCTCCTCCTGCGGCCTCGATGCTGCCTCTAGTCGCTCTCCTCCCGCGGCGTCCACGCCACGGCGCTCGAGGAGATCATGAACTGCGGCATCTTCCACGCCTTCGAGCACCTCGTGTAGATCGCGCGAGGTCCCATACCAGGAGGCGGCCACGGCCATCGCGCACGCCACGGAGGCGCTCGGCGTGGCCCCTGTCCACCCCGTGCTGCATGACTCCGCGCTCGCGGTCAGGGCCGCATTTGTGTCGGCAAACACAGGGGCCGTCCGGAGCATGACGCTGGTCAACGCCGCCGCGTCCCTGCCGGCATTCCCAGCTGCGGTCTTCGACGTGCCCTGGGGAGGCTGGTGCAGGCGTTGTTCCGTGGCCTGGTGTGGTTGTGCTGCGCCCGGGGGGTTGCTGCGGGTTGCCGTGCACGGCAGCCATGGCTGCGGCAACTGGCAGGAATGGTGAACTCGGCCATATCTCGAGCTGTGAGCGCGGGGTGGAGGAGCGGGAGGCGGGCTCGGTGGCGACCTCGGCTTGGCCTACAAGCGTGTGAAGTGGTGGGACGGTGGCTGCAGCGCTGCTCCGCGTCTAAGTCAATGGCGCTCGACATTAGCATCGTCTCTACAGGCCGCTGCCCTCAAAATCGCGAGCACCAGCTGGTGCGCGTGGCTCCCAGGGTGGGCACTCAGCCATCCTTTGCTGTCGGCATGGCCTCCACTTGCCGGAAATCGGCCGCGCTAGGCCCGTGGTGTGGACGGGAGCTTCTGGAGTCAGGATAAGGGCTTcgttgtttttttcttttctcttgacaagttgattttttattttattggccCCACGCTGTCCTGTACTATCGCCTCTGATGCCTCTCTCCTCTACACTCACGTGCGTTCAGgcaagggtattttggacttctCTCATCCCAGTTAGACAACGTTAGAGCTCAAAGTGAACAGAATGTCCTAGATAAATGACACTACTCTCTGTTTCTGTGCTTCAGATAGATAACTTCTATATGATAAAACATAATCAACTCTTGGGGGTGCCTGAGGATCATCAGACTCTAAAGAATCATTTGAAGACGGAATGTCCTCTCctgtaaaaaaaagaaaaattcgcATTGAACTGTAATAATAAAGAGATGGTGGAGTTCGAGGAAAATATGTAGGTCACAAGCATAACATGTTTGTATTCTTGTGTTCCTTATTTGACTTTCTTACATCTGATCCACCTAAGCTAAGTGCTAAGGCTGCCCATAAATAAATTAATATAATTGCCACCAttcatgacaattgacaatgccaAATAAAAAACTCTATCACACCTTCTACCAAGCCCATGTCCAGCCATCATCTGGCTATGACATATGCTCCCATCCTACCCATGATGTGCAAATCAAAGGCTGAAAGGCATAAGCGGGCCATATAAGGTCACAATCCTTCCTAGGTTACAAGCAGTCGACAGCAGCATTTACAGACAATAAATCTTGCTGCACAATAccacaaaacaaaaacaaaaaacttaTTGCGCAATGGGGGCAATCTTTAAATTTCAATGGGCGTAACGTGAATTCCAATCCTGACTGGGCACCAGAGCACTAAAACCAAGCCAACGGTACACCAGGTAATGCGAATCAAAACAGTAATGCTATGATCTTGTTGCCCAACGGGAGCATCCAATTGCAGATCAAGCCCTTTGTTTTTCTGTGGGGGACGCATTGCATTGCCACTGCCAACCAAACTCACTCCGGCCACATCTGTTCCGCCGCCAAGAACCGAAAAAGGAACAGGAAATCACAGCATGACAGAGAGTGGAGAAATCGAGTATACATACCATGCTCAAATTGGCCCTAATCCCAGAATCTCCCTCCAAGAAGCCAGGGGGCGCATTTGCAAGGGCTTAGCGTAAGGGTGTAAGGGAGGCGGCGCCAAGGCGGGTCCGCGGGTGGGGGCTCAAGGAGACGAGCTGCGGTGCGCCGTTGGGTCCAGCAAGCTTGTCTGTTGTCTCCACGTCGGAAAAGAGCAAACTAccagaacaaaaaaaaagaaaatattccCTGATGGGAAGCACAAAAACTGCTTTGTAGTCTTGTACCAGTGCTAGTATATACGCTCacataataatatttatggtacTGGTACAAGACATTTTCATAATATTTATGGTACTCCTAAAGATATGCTTAGGATtaccataaatattattataAAAATTgatcaatgatctatctaattgatattaattttataCCATAAATatcattattttttttatatatatttagtcaaagttgtttctcggaaagCGAAAACGACAATTATTTAAGGATGGATGGAGTAGGGGTCATCTCACGATCACAGAAGTACTCCCTCTGTCGCAAATAGAAGTCGTTATGGGatcgtgcaggtcaaactttctcaactttgattaGGTTTtagaaaatgcgtgcaacatttatatctctaaacaagtttattatgaaagtatatttaacgatctacctaatgatactaattatgtattataaatattaatatttttatatatatttgatcaaagttaaaagtgATTGACTTTTCAGGAAGTGATAATGACGTCTATTTTGAGATGGATGGAGTACCAATTTGGTTGTGAGCTACTGTGACGCTGTGAGTTCATCTCTGACCACTAAAGGAGCACAAAAGCCATTTTGTTGCAAATGCAACAAACATAGATGCTGTTCCTGGTGTCACCGATGTCGAGCCGCACACCAACTCTTTGACGCTGGGCACTGAAATGGACACCGACACGCGGCAGTGCTTGTGGAGGCTGCATCTATCCAAGGATCTCAACTTTGAGAAGTATGAGGAGGCTACTActgctccctccatttcaaattataagatgttttggtttttctagatacattgcatttagtatatatatagacatagtgtatatctgtTGTAACATGGCCACCGCGAGTGGCGGAGACCTGCGCAGTCAGCAGGTTACGAAGGCGTCTCCGACCTGTTACCAAAACGGAGGTTGTGCTCCCACGCCTCCAAACCTGGGAGAGAGAACGGTTGGTTAGATTGAGCTTGCAGGTTGCGGGCGACGGCCCTGACGCAGTCTCCGCCCGGCCGGCTCGCAGGCGTCTCCGGCCGATGGGGCGGAGGCCGCTCCGCCAGGAGACTAATTAAATGCCAACATTGTTTGGATATGTGCAGGTAACCAGATGAGGGCGCTCGTGGACTGCACGGGTGCTCCAGCATGGTCTCTGCCCGTCGGGGCGAAGACCCGAGCAGGAGATCGGCGATCCTGGGATGCCGGAGGCCTACGGCTTTGGCACTCCCAGAGGCGGAGGCCCGAAGGCTCATCGTCGGATCCTGAGGCCGGACAGAGCGGAAACCCATGGCGGAGGCCCTAAAGCCCATCGCCGAGTCTTGAGGCCCGATGGGCCGGTTGATCATGCAGGCCTAGTACCAGATGGCGGCatggcaagattacccccgagacggaaggcgagtagaggaatatcctaagaatgtactgtagcagttgagggataCTACTGTAAACTCTGTGaatgtggtagttgagccctataaatagggaacacttgtaacagtaaagGGGGTtggtggatgaatgaatgaaaccATAGCTTTCCGTGCCATTCCCTTACTCGCCCATCTATCGCACCTGTTTCCCACACCTCCGCCGGAGGGTGCGGCATAGCAGGCAGAGGCCTCCACCTCCTCATACTGTCTGAGAGGTGGAGGCCTCTTCCTCCTCCACATTATCTGAGACCGccagtttcaacattggcgcccaccgtggtttggccaaggcaaaccaacgatggcagggaaaagaaagaccaccaCTAGAGCAGCAGTGACCatgggtcagcgaggaaggcctaggcgcaacactcgtagcacctacgcaacctcgccagtggaggatgacaccagagcagatgcccagggtcaaccaccggaaccccaagatccagagattcaagatccggaggcccaaccaagctcaaccacaacacccgagcaagaactgcaacagctgcaagcacaatTGCAAAGAgcacaacaagagagggacagaatggcagcagcattcgcagctaatcagcaagctattcaagcgtcagcacaagcagcagaaataaggcagcagttggcagtcctacatgctgagatgctaagtatgcagcatgcagtaccagcgtcaacctccgcaatcctagcctccgcagcaacaccaactgcaaccatgcttcaaggtcctacgccagtgatcagccagccgacgatgccatctcaggtgatgcggaggcctatcgatcccaaatccccactatctgaaggcatacaacaatcgccatggccaacagcgtacaagccaatcacactaccaaagttcaatagaaagacagacccccatcagttcattatgagttacgaggcagcagtagcctccatcGGCGGAGACGACGctgtcttggcaaagtcatttatcattgcagccgaaggcgacgcgctagcttggtattctatgctcaaaccaagcacagtctattccTGGGAGAACCTctaggacaagatattggcaaacttcaaggggctaacagcacagtcgctcACTTCCACAGATCTattccagtgcaagcaaatgcagggagagacactacatgacTATTTTctgaaattcgtgcaactaaaggcgaaggcaccagatgtcccagacgagatcaccattgaagcagcgatcaaaggcctctgaatcgggccattcgcagcacacctagcaagaaagaaaccaacttccatacagcagttgtatAACAAGTTCGAGAAGTACtgtagatcagacaatgacctccgcAAAAGGTTGGAGGAGCAAGGTCAAAACAGACAACAAAATAGCAGCAAAAATTCCCAGAAAacctatacgaaccagaatgtatcaaatcagaagccaggccaggggcaagtgctcagcatcgagggtcaacctcaccccgAGCAAGGGTAACAGGCAGCGCCAACACGGCAGGAGACCCAGGcaaggaaccaaggtcggcaaggttaccaaagcaaaaactagaacaaaaaccaaagccagaaacacgcaggccatattgcgtttttcacgacaaaaacgcagggcacagcaccaaagattgtccggagacaaaagaaacacaggaaaggatgaagaacaagcagactgcccaaccttcgacacagcagagcgcaagagaggtcaacaccacctacacaactggccaccagcagtactgcccaatgtacccagcgctaaacacaacccaaatacatccctccacactggcctctgcctattacccaaacttcctactagcatggcggtcatcaccttcgcagcagcctccggTGGGCAACTATAGGtcagaggcaagcctgacctacataaacccaaaatctccccatataacctacctcgaaacaaacccaccggaACAAAATAGAATAAGGTTCAAGCCTCCGCCGCCACAGCACCACATGTagcaactgcctccgccaccacctcacaaccaacccccaacaccaaaaaacgagccaaacccagaaaaccaagtcaaccctcatggagcactgccaacaataggtatgatattgccaatcgccggaggatcatcaatggagtttcaaacgaaaaagcagaaaaaggatcacctccgcctggtaaacaataTAGCAGTCCTAGGCCCAGCGAaacacacagattggtccagagtcccaatcaccttcacagaagaagatctctatctagagagctaccctcacgcagacgcaatggtgatcaagacaaacatagcagcatgggagataagtagAATACTGATCAACACTAGCAGTTCAGCAGATATAatcttcgcaaataccttcgaccaaatgaagctcagcagaaatcaactacagccctctgaatcccctttaataggattcggaggcaagcagatacaagcattaggaaaaatctcactcctagtgtcgttcggaacccaagcgaatgccagaaccgagtacataactttcgacgtcgtcgatctgtattacccatacaatgccatcttgggcagaggattcac
It encodes:
- the LOC136482598 gene encoding uncharacterized protein isoform X2, whose translation is MNIVCEVCGDVGYRQLLLCCRDCKRCAVHQYCLDKVVFDSSLIKWFCYECLQRRGEVICISSLEKVSSERPPSHAHFRSPVHQLVTKSVESVRNAGPWRNGKNESFATKYTSLNRNYSSVKKHNKKKPLMKPMGNCTSRKVRIAKVTTHTSAEASCSCETIGTESAQSNHSKNQQVDHENPVALNTEQPCPLIVNSLGKLVDNHQSHLLETTEGLASKLKKVPQSLTAPFKGLEKRENVVLGSNNLGSSCSTADLGNSVLGKSGDKSNRMKDSGANLSSKHTDHDNQTNQHTSDGCKNMEGKSVKAKKTVVDAHKNTFWTVDSLRIDKDKSEAHGDSNRDILNGFTPGGDKEEVTLQLDHRASNELLPRSMATNVTQLPTLQNDVVDTVMPYSPNDGCEELFSCPGIKNISSVRERSVDPINISSSSHDTIEASESSERFRECQKASSCRRRKTVKMAMASSSSEESGEDTVSENESLEYVLACRSYLSKAQKKRVMKLIQELQPEFTIFISIMRRNNVQPPGPFLGITKEYAIAHFPDKTTNVTLETPGKSKKWHPKFYKRDESRKNMLMGRWLDFVRDNHVQEGDICLLLPTKDEIRYTFMIYVLHETTHSGGGAGFQRIGPCPGSSSAKMASEIHTEEEPTENMFPRKVICKKFLMNLWRAETLMIHLNLHTLYHAGILYLEPKREFLRSECELSDLKFPYVWQ
- the LOC136482598 gene encoding uncharacterized protein isoform X1 gives rise to the protein MNIVCEVCGDVGYRQLLLCCRDCKRCAVHQYCLDKVVFDSSLIKWFCYECLQRRGEVICISSLEKVSSERPPSHAHFRSPVHQLVTKSVESVRNAGPWRNGKNESFATKYTSLNRNYSSVKKHNKKKPLMKPMGNCTSRKVRIAKVTTHTSAEASCSCETIGTESAQSNHSKNQQVDHENPVALNTEQPCPLIVNSLGKLVDNHQSHLLETTEGLASKLKKVPQSLTAPFKGLEKRENVVLGSNNLGSSCSTADLGNSVLGKSGDKSNRMKDSGANLSSKHTDHDNQTNQHTSDGCKNMEGKSVKAKKTVVDAHKNTFWTVDSLRIDKDKSEAHGDSNRDILNGFTPGGDKEEVTLQLDHRASNELLPRSMATNVTQLPTLQNDVVDTVMPYSPNDGCEELFSCPGIKNISSVRERSVDPINISSSSHDTIEASESSERFRECQKASSCRRRKTVKMAMASSSSEESGEDTVSENESLEYVLACRSYLSKAQKKRVMKLIQELQPEFTIFISIMRRNNVQPPGPFLGITKEYAIAHFPDKTTNVTLETPGKSKKWHPKFYKRDESRKNMLMGRWLDFVRDNHVQEGDICLLLPTKDEIRYTFMIYVLHETTHSGGGAGFQRIGPCPGSSSAKMASEIHTEEEPTVGEHVSSESDMQEISHEPLESGDSDDPFEPPYFVPCRNPLSRAQKRILEERVRAIRSEVPICVAVMKNNNIGVAQRWMLELCSQFASVYLPTMGQTILLQCEGKTWEAKMMFHNGRRWFLNGGWPNFARGNGLRVGDMCLFELKTKESKLTMAVHIIRKEQF